The following are encoded in a window of Caldicellulosiruptor danielii genomic DNA:
- a CDS encoding GntR family transcriptional regulator yields MLKFDPNIPVYLQMMEFLKKKIASGKLQPGEKLSSVREMAQMFGVNPNTVQRVIQELERENLIFTERGIGNFVTKDEKVISKMREEMAAKMIEDFIRSMNDIGFSDKEIIELIKKKIEEER; encoded by the coding sequence TTGCTAAAATTTGACCCTAATATTCCGGTGTACTTGCAAATGATGGAGTTTTTAAAAAAGAAGATTGCCAGTGGTAAATTACAGCCGGGTGAAAAGCTTTCTTCTGTTCGGGAGATGGCACAGATGTTTGGTGTTAATCCTAACACAGTTCAAAGGGTGATTCAAGAACTGGAAAGAGAAAATCTTATTTTTACAGAAAGAGGTATTGGAAACTTTGTAACAAAGGATGAGAAGGTTATATCTAAGATGAGAGAAGAAATGGCTGCAAAAATGATAGAGGATTTTATCAGGTCGATGAATGATATTGGTTTTTCAGATAAGGAGATTATTGAACTTATTAAAAAGAAAATTGAGGAAGAGAGGTAG
- a CDS encoding ATP-binding cassette domain-containing protein: MLLEVRNVTKWYGSKKKIALENVSFSLDKGKIVGLVGENGAGKTTLLKLIAGFVQPSIGEILIEGKKVGLLTRKFVAFLPDTIMFEKWMRVSDAIEFFKDFYDDFDISKAHNLIEKLKINPKEKIHQLSRGNIEKLSISLLFSRNTKLYLLDEPLAYVDPVSRDFIFEMILQNISEEKSIIISTNIISEIEHIFDEVIFLNHGKILYYGSTEKIREQEGLSINQFFKEVLKNENA; this comes from the coding sequence GTGCTTCTTGAGGTCAGAAACGTAACAAAATGGTACGGTTCAAAAAAGAAAATAGCATTGGAAAATGTCAGTTTTTCGTTGGACAAAGGTAAAATTGTGGGGCTGGTAGGCGAAAATGGAGCAGGCAAGACAACTCTTTTAAAGCTCATTGCGGGGTTTGTTCAGCCAAGCATTGGAGAGATTTTAATTGAAGGCAAGAAAGTTGGGCTTTTGACAAGAAAATTTGTTGCTTTTTTGCCTGATACCATCATGTTTGAAAAGTGGATGAGGGTATCTGATGCCATTGAGTTTTTTAAAGATTTTTATGATGATTTTGATATTTCAAAGGCACATAATCTTATAGAAAAGTTAAAAATTAATCCCAAAGAAAAGATTCATCAGTTATCAAGGGGGAATATAGAAAAGTTATCTATTTCTTTGCTTTTCTCAAGGAATACAAAACTATATCTTTTAGATGAACCGCTGGCATATGTTGATCCTGTTTCAAGAGATTTTATCTTTGAGATGATATTGCAGAACATATCCGAAGAAAAAAGTATCATAATTTCAACTAACATAATATCTGAAATTGAACACATATTTGATGAAGTTATATTCCTGAATCACGGGAAAATACTTTATTATGGTTCAACAGAGAAAATAAGAGAACAAGAAGGGCTTTCAATAAACCAGTTTTTTAAAGAGGTGCTCAAAAATGAGAATGCTTAA